In a single window of the Megalobrama amblycephala isolate DHTTF-2021 linkage group LG3, ASM1881202v1, whole genome shotgun sequence genome:
- the msantd1 gene encoding myb/SANT-like DNA-binding domain-containing protein 1 isoform X1 — protein sequence MASEDLCFSYTVPGSNEKHRRARNWTDSEMKALVYIWEEYVTELKKAKRNAKIYETMAKQLYELTGEQRHREEIKMKITNMTFQFRKLKYTANGGNAIPDWPYYKSIERILSKVPEQAHMSPPNLSTSGPSTSQLESSVPQSAPPSGFLPEYTGSSEERDINDEEEGLTENSGSSFETRSQPRKRRRLSHVSLRRKKLRILDAMLQEQRRVSHAVEEACHEVRRVMHQQNFLQVQSLQLQERMMNLLEKMIPAQPAPSWPNPLASKSLGTPTPE from the exons ATGGCCTCCGAGGACCTCTGCTTTAGTTACACTGTGCCGGGCTCGAACGAGAAGCACAGGAGGGCTCGTAACTGGACGGATTCTGAGATGAAAGCTCTTGTGTACATTTGGGAAGAGTATGTGACAGAGCTAAAGAAGGCTAAGCGCAATGCTAAGATCTACGAGACAATGGCTAAGCAACTTTACGAATTAACCGGGGAACAGCGACACAGGGAGGAGATTAAGATGAAGATTACCAACATGACTTTCCAATTCAG GAAGCTGAAGTACACAGCAAATGGTGGGAATGCTATACCTGATTGGCCGTACTACAAATCTATTGAGAGGATCTTGTCAAAGGTACCAGAGCAAGCCCATATGAGCCCACCGAACCTCTCGACGTCTGGCCCCTCCACCTCTCAACTTGAGTCTTCTGTGCCCCAGTCAGCTCCGCCAAGTGGGTTTCTACCCGAGTACACTGGTTCCTCAGAGGAAAGAGACATCAACGATGAGGAAGAAGGTCTAACAGAGAACTCGGGAAGTTCTTTTGAAACAAG GTCTCAACCACGTAAGAGGCGGAGGCTGTCACATGTGTCACTACGCCGAAAGAAGCTGCGTATCCTGGATGCAATGCTGCAGGAGCAACGCAGGGTAAGCCATGCCGTTGAGGAGGCATGTCACGAAGTTCGCCGTGTTATGCATCAGCAAAACTTCCTGCAGGTGCAGAGCCTCCAACTTCAGGAGCGAATGATGAACCTCTTGGAGAAGATGATTCCTGCTCAGCCTGCTCCTTCTTGGCCCAATCCACTGGCCTCAAAGAGTTTAGGAACACCCACGCCTGAGTGA
- the msantd1 gene encoding myb/SANT-like DNA-binding domain-containing protein 1 isoform X2: MASEDLCFSYTVPGSNEKHRRARNWTDSEMKALVYIWEEYVTELKKAKRNAKIYETMAKQLYELTGEQRHREEIKMKITNMTFQFRKLKYTANGGNAIPDWPYYKSIERILSKSAPPSGFLPEYTGSSEERDINDEEEGLTENSGSSFETRSQPRKRRRLSHVSLRRKKLRILDAMLQEQRRVSHAVEEACHEVRRVMHQQNFLQVQSLQLQERMMNLLEKMIPAQPAPSWPNPLASKSLGTPTPE, from the exons ATGGCCTCCGAGGACCTCTGCTTTAGTTACACTGTGCCGGGCTCGAACGAGAAGCACAGGAGGGCTCGTAACTGGACGGATTCTGAGATGAAAGCTCTTGTGTACATTTGGGAAGAGTATGTGACAGAGCTAAAGAAGGCTAAGCGCAATGCTAAGATCTACGAGACAATGGCTAAGCAACTTTACGAATTAACCGGGGAACAGCGACACAGGGAGGAGATTAAGATGAAGATTACCAACATGACTTTCCAATTCAG GAAGCTGAAGTACACAGCAAATGGTGGGAATGCTATACCTGATTGGCCGTACTACAAATCTATTGAGAGGATCTTGTCAAAG TCAGCTCCGCCAAGTGGGTTTCTACCCGAGTACACTGGTTCCTCAGAGGAAAGAGACATCAACGATGAGGAAGAAGGTCTAACAGAGAACTCGGGAAGTTCTTTTGAAACAAG GTCTCAACCACGTAAGAGGCGGAGGCTGTCACATGTGTCACTACGCCGAAAGAAGCTGCGTATCCTGGATGCAATGCTGCAGGAGCAACGCAGGGTAAGCCATGCCGTTGAGGAGGCATGTCACGAAGTTCGCCGTGTTATGCATCAGCAAAACTTCCTGCAGGTGCAGAGCCTCCAACTTCAGGAGCGAATGATGAACCTCTTGGAGAAGATGATTCCTGCTCAGCCTGCTCCTTCTTGGCCCAATCCACTGGCCTCAAAGAGTTTAGGAACACCCACGCCTGAGTGA
- the dtx4a gene encoding E3 ubiquitin-protein ligase DTX4a encodes MLLASAVVVWEWLNEHGRWRPYSPAVSHHIEAVIRSDPRGAGSVVLGQVDSRLSPYIIDLQSMHQFRQDTGTLRPVRRSFYDPRSAPGQGWVWEWENDSGSWTAYDTEVSIAIQAARDRQQPWLDLTPLGFCYLIDLQSMTQINGQTQRRRRIQRRSDLAYPLVSGPLPKPHAWSSAGSGGLLGVGVSGVSGGNGSAYPSGALPASAITSLGQPCSCQQCMLVLGVKTPSMAQTLGRKPPPIPKPPSPKAPSRGHSYSLTLPHPPSLSRVLSPHRNSTSGASGGFGHSLSLLGSATAALSISSNRPPPPAVPPPPPPSTIPHTTSVSNPTAPTPSNALISTATTCAPTPSARVLGPVSTASAACAAPVPPRSSLAGLSRPALQRIAMAQSRALIASGVPTVPVKNLNGSSPVHPALAGITGILMSAAGLPVCLTRPPKLVLHPPPVSKSDIKPVPGLGHCCRKTTKKQARKGRTSEEVVRRYLQKVRNPPEEDCTICMESLCGPSGYKGPGVGGISRAESVGRLSQCGHQYHLQCLVAMYNNGNKDGSLQCPTCKTIYGVKTGNQPPGKMEYHVIPHSLPGHPDCKTIRIIYNIPPGIQGPEHPNPGKPFTARGFPRHCYLPDSEKGRLVLKLLLVAWDRRLIFSVGTSSTTGETDTVIWNEVHHKTEFGSNLTGHGYPDSGHLDNVLEELRAQGITEEECLRD; translated from the exons ATGTTGTTAGCCTCGGCCGTGGTCGTCTGGGAATGGCTGAACGAGCACGGGCGCTGGCGACCCTACAGCCCGGCGGTGTCCCATCATATCGAGGCGGTGATCCGCAGCGACCCTCGCGGCGCCGGGAGCGTGGTGCTGGGCCAGGTCGACTCGCGACTATCGCCGTACATCATTGACCTGCAGTCTATGCACCAGTTTCGGCAAGATACCG GGACACTAAGACCCGTGCGGCGAAGTTTCTATGACCCGCGGTCGGCTCCGGGGCAGGGTTGGGTGTGGGAATGGGAGAATGACTCGGGATCGTGGACGGCGTACGACACGGAGGTCAGCATCGCCATCCAGGCGGCTCGGGACCGGCAGCAGCCCTGGCTGGACTTAACGCCGTTGGGCTTCTGCTACCTTATAGACCTGCAGAGTATGACGCAGATCAATGGACAGACGCAACGGCGCCGGCGCATCCAGAGGCGCTCAGACCTGGCCTACCCGCTCGTCTCTGGTCCACTACCTAAGCCGCACGCGTGGTCGTCCGCTGGAAGCGGTGGACTCTTGGGGGTGGGAGTTTCAGGGGTTAGTGGAGGGAATGGCAGTGCCTATCCCAGTGGAGCTCTCCCAGCTTCTGCTATTACTTCACTGGGTCAACCATGTTCCTGCCAGCAGTGTATGCTAGTCTTGGGCGTCAAGACCCCTAGCATGGCACAAACTCTTGGGCGGAAACCACCGCCGATACCCAAGCCGCCAAGCCCAAAGGCGCCATCAAGGGGACACTCTTACTCTCTTACCCTGCCTCACCCTCCTTCCCTTTCCAGAGTCCTCTCGCCACATAGGAACTCCACCTCAGGTGCTAGCGGAGGCTTCGGACACTCCCTCTCTCTGCTGGGTTCAGCCACTGCAGCCCTGTCGATATCCTCTAACCGTCCTCCTCCACCTGCTGTACCGCCACCCCCGCCTCCTTCTACCATACCCCACACGACCTCTGTGTCCAACCCTACAGCACCTACACCCTCCAACGCCCTTATATCTACAGCGACCACCTGCGCTCCCACGCCCTCTGCTCGTGTTCTGGGTCCTGTGTCCACGGCATCAGCAGCTTGCGCTGCCCCGGTGCCACCTCGCAGTAGTCTGGCAGGCCTTAGCCGCCCCGCCCTGCAGAGAATCGCCATGGCACAATCACGGGCACTTATTGCATCAGG AGTCCCCACCGTCCCAGTGAAGAACTTAAATGGATCCAGTCCTGTCCATCCAGCTTTGGCAG GTATCACTGGGATTCTAATGAGCGCCGCTGGACTCCCAGTCTGCTTGACCCGCCCACCCAAACTTGTGCTCCACCCCCCACCTGTCAGCAAGAGCGACATTAAACctgtgccaggcctcggccaCTGCTGCCGGAAAACTACAAAGAAGCAGGCCCGCAAAG GTAGAACTTCAGAAGAGGTTGTTAGAAGATATCTCCAGAAAGTCCGCAACCCACCGGAGGAG GATTGCACTATCTGTATGGAGTCTCTCTGTGGCCCATCTGGCTATAAAGGCCCAGGTGTCGGTGGCATTTCTCGGGCAGAGTCGGTCGGTCGTCTGTCTCAGTGTGGACATCAGTACCACCTGCAGTGCCTGGTGGCCATGTACAACAACGGCAACAAAGACGGCAGCCTTCAGTGTCCCACCTGCAAGACCATCTACGGTGTTAAAACCGGCAACCAGCCACCAGGCAAGATGGAATACCATGTCATTCCTCACTCCCTTCCTGGACACCCTGACTGCAAAACCATCCGGATTATCTACAACATACCCCCTGGCATTCAG GGTCCAGAGCATCCCAACCCTGGGAAGCCCTTCACAGCTCGTGGATTTCCAAGACACTGCTACCTCCCTGACAGTGAGAAAGGCCGTCTG GTGTTGAAGCTGCTGCTGGTTGCTTGGGACCGCCGGCTCATCTTCTCGGTGGGCACATCCAGCACCACAGGCGAGACGGATACGGTCATTTGGAACGAGGTGCATCACAAGACCGAGTTCGGCTCCAACCTGACCGGCCACGGTTACCCAGACTCCGGCCACCTTGACAATGTCCTGGAGGAGCTGAGGGCGCAAGGCATCACTGAGGAAGAGTGTCTGAGGGACTGA